In the Desulfuromonadales bacterium genome, TGGCGCTGCTCGCTCATCGCTCCCCTTCCCTCTCCCGCCGGCCGATGCCGGTGAGCTTGAGAAAGACCTCTTCGAGCCCGGCGCGCCGGGTTTCGATATCGGCCACCGCTATACCCTGGCTGCAGAGCAGGCCGAGCACTTCACCGGCATCCGGTCCGCCGTTCATCGGGACCTCCAGGCGGCTGCCGCTGCCGGCAAGGCGGGCTCCGCAGCGCTCCAGCCCTGGCGGCAACGACGCCAGGGGCTGGCGCAGCTCGACCAGCAGGGTGCGGCCGCCGAGGCGTTCGAGCAGGGCAACTGTCGGCTCCAGGGCGACCAGGTCGCCGTGATTCATGATGGCGATGCGCCCGCACATCTGCTCGGCCTCCTCCAGGTAATGGGTGGTCAGCAGAATGGTCGTCCCTTGTATATTGATTTCACGCACAAAGTCCCATAGCGTGTGGCGCAGTTCGACATCGACCCCGGCGGTCGGTTCGTCGAGGATGAGCAGCGGCGGCCTGTGAATCAACGCCTTGGCAATCATGAAGCGCCGTTTCAGGCCGCCCGAGAGCTTGATCATGATCTTGTGCAGATGCGGACCCAGACCGAGGCGTTCGATCAGTTGCCGGCGCCAGGCAGGGTCGTCGGGTACTCCGTAGTAACCGCTGTGGAAGCGCAGAGTCTGATCGATGGTGAAGAAATTGTCGATGACCAACTCCTGGTGCATGACTCCGATGAGACGGCGGGTGAGGCGGTAATCGCGCCGGTTGTCGTGGCCGAAGACCTCGATGCTGCCGCAGTCGATGCGGGTCACACCTGCCACCATGTTGATGGTCGTGCTCTTGCCGGCCCCATTGGGCCCGAGCAGGCCGAAAATCTCCCCAGGCTCGATGGCGAAGGAGATGTTCCGGACAGCGGGGATGCCATCGTAGGCTTTCGACAGGTTCTGCAGGCTAAGGGCCGGAATCATCGGCTGCACCATACTCCGGGACGGCTAAGCGTTTTCAGGTGTCGGACGGACGGGCTGGAGCTTTTTTAAAAGCATACCCGATGACGGTCCGAACGTCAGCGGAGACGGTGAAGCGAACTTTTTGCCTTCAAGCAGGATGGGATATTTTCGTCAACAAGCCGGCGGATAGACAGATCGCCGTCCGCAGAAGGAGTCGAGGAGATGGCCAAACCCGACCGCATCACCACCGGCACCGGCGACAGCGGGATAACGAGCCTTGCCGATGGCTCGCGGGTGCC is a window encoding:
- a CDS encoding ABC transporter ATP-binding protein — protein: MIPALSLQNLSKAYDGIPAVRNISFAIEPGEIFGLLGPNGAGKSTTINMVAGVTRIDCGSIEVFGHDNRRDYRLTRRLIGVMHQELVIDNFFTIDQTLRFHSGYYGVPDDPAWRRQLIERLGLGPHLHKIMIKLSGGLKRRFMIAKALIHRPPLLILDEPTAGVDVELRHTLWDFVREINIQGTTILLTTHYLEEAEQMCGRIAIMNHGDLVALEPTVALLERLGGRTLLVELRQPLASLPPGLERCGARLAGSGSRLEVPMNGGPDAGEVLGLLCSQGIAVADIETRRAGLEEVFLKLTGIGRREREGER